In Nicotiana tabacum cultivar K326 chromosome 2, ASM71507v2, whole genome shotgun sequence, the following proteins share a genomic window:
- the LOC107791632 gene encoding uncharacterized protein LOC107791632 translates to MVTINGFDTIVDLLLLDMVDFDVILGMDWLSPYHAIFDCHVKTMTLAMLGLPRLEYSVLVVREFPEVFFADLSSMPPDRDIDFCIDLVSDTHPISILPYSMGPTELMELEEQLKDLLDKEFIRSSVSRWGASVLFVKKKDGSTRMCIHYRQLNKALYGSQCRSPVGWFDPGEAILLGTNLVRDALEKVKLIQEGLRTTQYKKKRYADQKVLDVAFMEGEKVLLRVSPMKEVMMLGKRGKWSPWFTSPFEVLEKVGKVAYRLALPPILSGVHPVLHISMLSKYHEDKSHLLDLNTVQLDENLAYEEEPVAILDRQVRKLRSKVIASIKVQWRCQPVDEADKCGF, encoded by the exons ATGGTTACTATTAATGGTTTTGATACTATAGTTGATCTTTTGTTattggatatggtggattttgacgtTATTcttggcatggactggttgtccccgtatcaCGCTATATTTGATTGTCATGTCAAGACTATGACTTTAGCTATGCTGGggttgcctagattagagt ATTCAGTTTTGGTGGTGAgagagtttccagaggtatttttTGCAGATTTGTcgagcatgccacccgacagagatattgacttttgcattgatttggtttCGGACACTCATcctatttctattctaccatacagTATGGGTCCAACCGAGTTAATGGAACTGGAAGAACAGTTgaaggatttgcttgataaggaaTTCATTAGATCGAGTGTTTCACGTTGGGGTGcatcggtgttgtttgttaagaagaaggacggatcgacaAGGATGTGCATtcattatcggcagttgaacaag GCCTTATATGGGAGTcaatgtcgttctccagttggttggtttgatcctGGGGAGGCTATATTGTTGGGCACAAATTTagttcgtgatgctttggagaaggtgaagttgattcaggagggGCTTCGCACAACTCAATATAAAAAGAAGCGttatgcggaccagaaggttcTTGATGTGGCTTTCATGGAGGGCGAGAAAGTTCTTcttagagtttcacccatgaaggaaGTGATGATGTTAGGAAAGAGGGGAAAATGGAGCCCGTGGTTTACTAGCccgtttgaggtgttagagaagGTCGGCAAAGTTGCTTATAGACTTGCTTTGCCTCCTATTCtttcaggagttcatccggtgttaCATATTTCTATGCTTTCAAAGTATCATGAAGATAAGTCCCATCTTTTGGACCTcaacacagttcagttggatgagaATCTAGCTTACGAGGAGGAGCctgtggccattttggataggcaggttcggaagCTCAGATCTAAAGTTATTGCATcaataaaggttcagtggagatgTCAACCAGTCGATGAGGCTGATAAGTGcggattttga